The Miscanthus floridulus cultivar M001 chromosome 7, ASM1932011v1, whole genome shotgun sequence genome includes a region encoding these proteins:
- the LOC136467236 gene encoding uncharacterized protein, with protein sequence MEAGYCNRKKTDGICEGVCDSELGSKSVLSMSRLKCALRGFDLRVLLSLLIGVPILIFAIYVHGQKVTYFLRPIWEKPPKPFTIRPHYYHENVSMDNLCKLHGWKVRETPRRVFDAVLFSNELDILDIRWHELSPYVSEFVLLESNSTFTGIKKDLHFKENRQRFDFAESRLTYGMIGGRFVKGENPFVEESYQRVALDQLIKIAGITDDDLLIMSDVDEIPSGHTINLLRWCDDIPEILHLQLRNYLYSFQFLLDDKSWRASVHRYRAGKTRYAHFRQTDELLADSGWHCSFCFRYINDFIFKMKAYSHVDRIRFKYFLNPKRIQHVICEGADLFDMLPEEYTFQEIIAKLGPIPSTFSAVHLPAYLLEQNDRYRYLLPGNCVRESG encoded by the coding sequence TCAAGGCTGAAGTGCGCACTGCGGGGATTTGATCTGAGGGTTCTCTTGAGTCTACTGATTGGTGTGCCAATTCTGATCTTTGCCATATATGTGCATGGCCAGAAGGTGACTTACTTCCTCCGACCAATCTGGGAAAAGCCCCCAAAGCCTTTCACAATACGCCCTCACTATTATCATGAAAATGTCTCGATGGATAACCTCTGCAAGTTGCATGGATGGAAAGTCAGGGAGACTCCACGCCGTGTCTTTGATGCTGTGCTCTTCAGCAATGAGCTTGACATTCTTGATATCCGTTGGCACGAGCTTAGCCCGTATGTCTCAGAATTTGTACTGCTTGAGTCCAATTCAACCTTCACTGGCATAAAGAAGGACCTTCACTTCAAGGAAAACCGCCAGCGGTTTGACTTTGCTGAATCACGGTTGACCTATGGTATGATAGGTGGAAGGTTTGTGAAGGGAGAAAACCCATTTGTTGAGGAATCATATCAGAGGGTTGCTCTTGACCAGCTCATTAAGATTGCAGGCATCACGGATGACGACCTGTTGATCATGTCTGATGTTGATGAGATCCCAAGTGGACATACCATCAACCTCTTGAGGTGGTGCGATGACATTCCTGAGATACTCCATCTCCAGCTCAGGAACTATCTCTACTCATTCCAGTTTTTACTTGATGACAAGAGCTGGAGGGCTTCAGTACACAGATACAGAGCTGGAAAGACGAGGTATGCACATTTCCGGCAAACAGATGAGCTTCTGGCTGATTCAGGGTGGCACTGCAGCTTTTGCTTCCGCTACATAAATGATTTCATCTTCAAGATGAAAGCCTACAGCCACGTCGATCGGATCAGATTCAAGTACTTCCTAAACCCGAAGAGGATTCAGCATGTGATTTGCGAAGGGGCTGATCTTTTCGACATGCTCCCTGAAGAATACACATTCCAAGAGATCATTGCCAAGCTGGGGCCTATTCCAAGTACATTCTCTGCTGTTCATCTCCCTGCCTATCTGCTGGAGCAGAACGATCGGTACAGATATCTTCTTCCAGGCAACTGCGTCAGAGAGAGTGGTTAG